In a genomic window of Kribbella amoyensis:
- the glgA gene encoding glycogen synthase translates to MRVAILTREFPPDVYGGAGVHVDFLVRELRRLVDVDVHCMGEPRQGATAHSEDDERMPAANAALRILSTDLTMTAAIGDAQLAHSHTWYANMAGHWAKLLYDVPHVVTAHSLEPRRPWKAEQLGGGYRLSSWAERTAYEAADAVVAVSRGMRDDVLDCYPSIDPAKVHVISNGIDADFYRPDQATNVLERLGVDLTRPYVTFVGRITRQKGVPHLLRAGLQLDPSVQLVLLAGAADTPELKAETDRLIDDLKAARDGVFVVSEMLPREEVRQVLTHALAFCCPSIYEPLGIVNLEAMACETAVVASAVGGIPEVVDDGVTGTLVRYDEQDPVGFERDLAAAVNHLVANPAQAEAQGKAGRTRAVQEFSWDAVADRTVNLYNSLLGDVRPASG, encoded by the coding sequence ATGAGAGTCGCGATCCTGACGCGGGAGTTCCCACCGGACGTGTACGGCGGGGCGGGGGTGCACGTGGACTTCCTGGTCCGCGAGCTGCGCCGCCTGGTCGACGTCGACGTGCACTGCATGGGCGAACCACGCCAGGGGGCCACCGCGCACTCCGAGGACGACGAGCGGATGCCGGCCGCGAACGCCGCACTCCGCATCCTCTCCACGGATCTCACCATGACCGCGGCGATCGGTGACGCGCAGCTCGCGCACTCGCACACCTGGTATGCGAACATGGCCGGCCACTGGGCGAAACTGCTCTACGACGTACCGCACGTGGTGACCGCGCATTCGCTGGAGCCACGGCGCCCGTGGAAGGCGGAGCAGCTCGGCGGTGGGTACAGGCTGTCGAGCTGGGCCGAGCGCACGGCGTACGAGGCCGCGGACGCCGTGGTCGCGGTGAGCCGGGGCATGCGGGACGACGTGCTCGACTGCTACCCGTCGATCGACCCGGCCAAGGTGCACGTGATCTCGAACGGGATCGACGCGGACTTCTACCGCCCGGACCAGGCCACCAACGTGCTGGAACGTCTCGGCGTGGACCTGACCAGGCCGTACGTCACGTTCGTCGGCCGGATCACCCGGCAGAAGGGCGTCCCCCACCTGCTCCGGGCAGGTCTCCAGCTCGACCCCTCGGTCCAGCTCGTCCTGCTCGCCGGAGCCGCCGACACCCCCGAACTCAAGGCCGAGACCGACCGCCTGATCGACGACCTGAAGGCGGCCCGCGACGGCGTCTTCGTGGTCTCCGAGATGCTCCCGCGCGAAGAGGTCCGGCAGGTCCTGACCCACGCGCTGGCCTTCTGCTGCCCCTCGATCTACGAACCCCTCGGCATCGTCAACCTGGAGGCGATGGCGTGCGAGACGGCCGTCGTGGCGAGCGCGGTCGGCGGCATCCCCGAGGTGGTCGACGACGGCGTCACCGGCACCCTGGTCAGGTACGACGAGCAGGACCCGGTCGGCTTCGAGCGAGACCTGGCCGCCGCCGTCAACCACCTGGTCGCCAACCCGGCCCAAGCCGAAGCCCAAGGCAAAGCAGGCCGAACCAGAGCAGTCCAAGAGTTCAGCTGGGACGCCGTAGCCGACCGAACCGTAAACCTCTACAACAGCCTGCTCGGTGACGTCCGGCCGGCTTCGGGGTAG
- a CDS encoding DUF3117 domain-containing protein encodes MAAMKPRTGDGPLEVTKEGRGIVMRVPLEGGGRLVVELNADEATELGNALKAVVG; translated from the coding sequence ATGGCGGCGATGAAGCCGCGGACGGGCGATGGTCCGCTCGAGGTCACCAAGGAGGGCCGCGGAATCGTGATGCGGGTTCCGCTCGAGGGCGGCGGCCGGCTGGTCGTCGAGCTGAACGCCGACGAGGCGACCGAGCTGGGGAACGCGCTCAAGGCCGTAGTGGGCTGA
- a CDS encoding enoyl-CoA hydratase/isomerase family protein: MSDSVRYDVAAGVGTITLDRPEAMNSLDTPTKVALRDTVRAAAEDDAVRCVVLTGTGRAFCVGQDLKEHIGLLEANDLDALWSTVPEHYAPIAQALAEMPKPVIAALNGVAAGAGASMAFACDFRILADTAGFNLAFTGIALSCDTGISWTLPRLIGQAKATELLYFPRTIPAAEAADLGLATRVVPAGELESVTAELATKLAAGPTLAYGAVRQALNYSASHTLHESLQFEADKMESTGSTADHRNAVASFVAKQKPTFEGK; encoded by the coding sequence ATGAGTGACTCCGTCCGCTACGACGTGGCCGCCGGCGTCGGCACGATCACCCTGGATCGGCCCGAGGCGATGAACTCCCTCGACACCCCGACCAAGGTGGCGTTGCGGGACACGGTCCGGGCGGCGGCCGAGGACGACGCGGTCCGCTGTGTCGTGCTCACCGGGACCGGGCGCGCGTTCTGCGTCGGGCAGGATCTGAAGGAGCACATCGGGCTGCTCGAGGCGAACGACCTGGACGCGCTGTGGTCCACCGTGCCCGAGCACTACGCGCCGATCGCGCAGGCGCTGGCCGAGATGCCGAAGCCGGTGATCGCGGCGCTGAACGGGGTCGCCGCCGGGGCCGGGGCGTCGATGGCGTTCGCGTGTGACTTCCGGATCCTGGCCGACACCGCCGGGTTCAACCTGGCGTTCACCGGGATCGCGCTGTCCTGCGACACCGGGATCTCGTGGACCCTGCCGCGGTTGATCGGCCAGGCGAAGGCGACCGAGTTGTTGTACTTCCCGCGCACGATCCCGGCCGCGGAGGCGGCGGATCTGGGGCTGGCGACGCGCGTCGTACCGGCCGGTGAGCTGGAGTCGGTGACGGCCGAGCTGGCGACGAAACTGGCCGCGGGTCCGACGCTCGCGTACGGGGCGGTGCGGCAGGCGCTGAACTACTCGGCGTCGCACACGCTGCACGAGTCGCTGCAGTTCGAGGCGGACAAGATGGAGTCGACGGGCAGTACTGCGGACCACCGGAACGCGGTCGCCTCGTTCGTCGCGAAGCAGAAGCCGACGTTCGAGGGCAAGTAG
- a CDS encoding type IV toxin-antitoxin system AbiEi family antitoxin domain-containing protein, with product MGEGRDAVRVNPELRRVAARQGGVVSSRQAADAGYSVEQIRERLADGRWVRIRYGQYAERVDLSGMAPWDRQIFHHRQLVHAAVNSMKRGTAIVSHHSALILHGVPIWRADLREAQLTRTTGRCGVKAGVRHHRGTLDPQHIAEIDGLAVTSLARATVETAALGSFEAAVVSADAAMRHPRFDHEELRRLLELTEHWAGGPTIRSALAFADPLAESVGESRLRVLMRTEGLPVPTLQAVFEDDAGPIGRVDFLFPDEDTVVEFDGMMKYADQSRGILIREKLREDRLRARGLQVVRITWSDLDHPVRTAMRIRGAFTRSRRTPLAG from the coding sequence GTGGGGGAGGGGCGCGATGCTGTTCGGGTGAATCCGGAATTGAGGCGAGTCGCGGCTCGGCAAGGTGGCGTGGTCAGCAGCAGGCAAGCTGCCGATGCCGGCTACTCCGTCGAGCAGATTCGTGAGCGGCTGGCGGATGGCCGGTGGGTGCGAATCCGGTACGGACAGTACGCCGAGCGTGTCGATCTCAGCGGGATGGCACCGTGGGACCGGCAGATCTTCCACCATCGACAGCTCGTCCACGCCGCGGTGAACTCGATGAAGCGCGGAACGGCGATAGTCAGTCATCACTCGGCGCTGATCCTGCATGGTGTACCGATCTGGCGCGCCGATCTCCGCGAGGCTCAGCTCACGCGTACGACGGGTCGCTGCGGCGTAAAGGCCGGCGTGCGGCACCATCGAGGCACGCTCGATCCTCAGCACATTGCGGAGATCGACGGGCTGGCAGTGACCTCGCTGGCACGAGCCACCGTCGAAACCGCCGCGCTGGGCTCGTTCGAGGCAGCTGTCGTGAGCGCGGACGCAGCGATGCGGCACCCCCGTTTCGATCACGAAGAACTGCGGCGCCTGCTCGAGCTGACCGAGCACTGGGCCGGCGGTCCGACGATCCGCTCAGCGCTGGCGTTCGCCGATCCGCTCGCGGAATCCGTGGGTGAGTCCCGTCTCCGGGTGCTGATGCGCACCGAAGGCCTGCCCGTGCCGACGCTCCAGGCGGTGTTCGAGGATGACGCGGGACCGATCGGCAGAGTCGACTTTCTCTTCCCGGACGAGGACACGGTCGTCGAGTTCGACGGCATGATGAAGTACGCCGATCAGTCACGCGGGATCCTGATCCGGGAGAAGCTGAGGGAGGATCGCCTTCGCGCCAGGGGCCTGCAGGTCGTGCGAATCACCTGGAGCGACCTCGATCACCCCGTTCGCACGGCGATGCGCATCCGTGGCGCGTTCACCCGCTCCCGCCGTACCCCTCTCGCAGGCTGA
- a CDS encoding PaaX family transcriptional regulator C-terminal domain-containing protein: MHARSALFDLYGDHLRARGARAPVAALVRLLAPLGVQPPAVRTAVSRMVRQGWLEPVRTDGQPGYALTSRARRRLDDAAVRIYRTQAARGAAEEPADRPGEWDRHWHLCILREVPNARRREQLASQLSFLGWAPLSDGAWVGLRDDAEVDQILAVEGLTADRFRAPVDEGATEFARRVWRLDDLGAAYDAWLIEAKALAERAGDDVSDEQAFAVRSELLHEWRKFLFVDPGLPDDLLPDDWAGTRAAAFFDFHAQRLGHAAGRFVDDCLTVH, encoded by the coding sequence GTGCACGCCCGTTCGGCCCTTTTCGACCTGTACGGCGACCACCTGCGCGCCCGTGGTGCGCGCGCCCCGGTGGCCGCTCTGGTACGCCTGCTCGCACCCCTCGGAGTGCAACCACCCGCGGTCCGGACGGCGGTGTCGCGGATGGTCCGGCAGGGCTGGCTGGAGCCGGTCCGGACCGACGGCCAGCCGGGGTACGCGTTGACCAGCCGGGCGCGTCGCCGGCTCGACGACGCGGCGGTCCGGATCTACCGGACGCAGGCCGCGCGCGGTGCCGCCGAGGAGCCCGCCGACCGACCTGGCGAGTGGGACCGGCACTGGCATCTCTGCATCCTCCGCGAGGTACCGAACGCCCGCCGCCGTGAGCAACTGGCGAGCCAACTTTCCTTCCTGGGTTGGGCTCCGCTGTCCGACGGGGCCTGGGTCGGGCTGCGCGACGACGCCGAGGTGGACCAGATCCTCGCCGTCGAAGGACTCACCGCGGACCGGTTCCGGGCACCCGTCGACGAAGGGGCCACGGAGTTCGCCCGGCGGGTCTGGCGCCTCGACGACCTCGGCGCGGCGTACGACGCCTGGCTGATCGAGGCGAAGGCCCTGGCCGAGCGCGCCGGCGACGACGTCAGCGACGAGCAGGCGTTCGCCGTCCGGTCCGAACTGCTGCACGAATGGCGCAAGTTCCTGTTCGTCGATCCGGGACTGCCGGACGACCTGCTGCCCGACGACTGGGCCGGCACCAGGGCCGCCGCGTTCTTCGATTTCCACGCCCAACGACTGGGCCACGCGGCCGGGCGTTTCGTGGACGACTGCCTGACCGTTCACTGA
- a CDS encoding leucyl aminopeptidase family protein has protein sequence MTWQPGLPVHGARSWVVVVGEAGLPAAAQETGERLGVDLDRLLTAQTDTGFSTAAGVTATYPLLAGEVAEVLLVGAGNGSAAALRHAGAAIARFGRGKAELTTVVAEGIDDDALQAFAEGLVLGSFTFHRKTVDPGKPVVERVTVTDGSSADRTEAVARGVVVGRTGWLARQFATTPSNEKDPAWLAARATELAGHGGLKVTVWDEKKLAADGFGGILAVGQGSTRPPRFVRLDYVPDGAGDDTPYVVLVGKGITYDTGGLSLKPREGMVSMKRDMTGGGSVIATMAALRELGAKVRVTGLVCAAENMPSGTAYRPDDVIRHYGGRTTEVKNTDAEGRLVLADGLAYAVKELKPDVIVDIATLTGAIKVSLGSMLYGGLFATSDTLAANLTAAGEVSGERLWRMPLPAEYADLISTPIADSVNSSKGPGSITAALFLKAFAGDIPWAHLDLSSIAESPRDEHEYTLGATGAGARLLTTWLTSETPTAGLA, from the coding sequence GTGACCTGGCAGCCGGGGCTCCCTGTGCACGGTGCCCGTAGCTGGGTCGTCGTGGTCGGCGAGGCCGGGCTGCCGGCCGCCGCGCAGGAGACGGGCGAGCGGCTCGGGGTCGACCTCGACCGGTTGCTGACGGCGCAGACGGACACCGGGTTCAGTACCGCGGCCGGCGTCACCGCGACGTACCCGCTGCTGGCCGGCGAGGTGGCCGAGGTGCTGCTGGTCGGCGCCGGGAACGGGTCGGCGGCCGCGTTGCGACACGCCGGGGCCGCGATCGCGCGGTTCGGCCGCGGCAAGGCCGAGCTCACCACGGTTGTTGCCGAAGGCATCGATGACGACGCGCTCCAGGCGTTCGCCGAGGGGCTGGTGCTCGGGTCGTTCACGTTCCACCGCAAGACTGTCGACCCGGGCAAGCCGGTGGTCGAGCGGGTCACCGTGACCGACGGCTCCAGCGCCGACCGGACCGAGGCGGTCGCGCGCGGCGTCGTGGTCGGCCGCACCGGCTGGCTGGCCCGCCAGTTCGCCACCACCCCGTCGAACGAGAAGGACCCGGCCTGGCTCGCCGCCCGGGCCACCGAGCTCGCCGGGCACGGCGGTCTCAAGGTGACGGTGTGGGACGAGAAGAAGCTCGCCGCGGACGGGTTCGGCGGCATCCTCGCGGTCGGCCAGGGCTCCACCCGGCCGCCGCGGTTCGTCCGGCTCGACTACGTCCCGGACGGCGCCGGCGACGACACGCCGTACGTCGTGCTGGTCGGCAAGGGGATCACGTACGACACCGGCGGCCTGTCGCTGAAGCCGCGCGAGGGCATGGTGTCGATGAAGCGCGACATGACCGGTGGTGGCTCGGTCATCGCGACGATGGCGGCGTTGCGCGAACTCGGCGCCAAGGTCCGGGTCACCGGTCTGGTCTGCGCGGCCGAGAACATGCCGTCGGGCACGGCGTACCGGCCGGACGACGTGATCCGGCACTACGGCGGCCGCACCACCGAGGTGAAGAACACCGACGCCGAAGGCCGCCTGGTGCTCGCCGACGGGCTCGCGTACGCGGTCAAGGAGCTGAAGCCGGACGTCATCGTCGACATCGCGACCTTGACCGGCGCGATCAAGGTCTCCCTCGGCTCGATGCTGTACGGCGGCCTCTTCGCGACCAGCGACACCCTGGCGGCGAACCTGACCGCGGCCGGTGAGGTGTCGGGCGAGCGCCTGTGGCGGATGCCGCTGCCGGCCGAGTACGCGGACCTGATCTCGACCCCGATCGCGGACTCCGTCAACAGCTCCAAGGGCCCGGGCTCGATCACGGCCGCCCTGTTCCTCAAGGCGTTCGCGGGCGACATCCCGTGGGCCCACCTGGACCTCTCGAGCATCGCCGAGTCCCCCCGCGACGAACACGAGTACACCCTCGGCGCAACAGGAGCAGGAGCCCGCCTCCTCACCACCTGGCTAACCTCCGAAACCCCCACCGCAGGCCTCGCCTAA